In a genomic window of Arthrobacter woluwensis:
- a CDS encoding YcaO-like family protein produces the protein MGPGALSLPALIDRSPELPTFLQACLPEQASCGFGIGADQLYGSAGGEFIERYSAGYLPEHFDEPLGSEIIPATDFMPFTEEQYSRPGFTYTHPSLVEDLPYIRVHRAVDRSVRAVPADLVHLNPGDRTRWCSITSNGLGAGRSFAMAARAAVSELIERDGFMRAWYGRHSGATLRIPETIPSHFPAALRGVCRQLQLQGVTVTLVRLEGAAGLPVILSCARSDRVGLAVGCSAKADVRAAMTAAFVESLHTYNWGLSEAMSAASLDPPVASDVESLQDHIAFHARPASRGLNEFLDSGPEVTESEFVGDDALSLPGTLLALEDADWQVYLADVRSPDVAAQGWHVIRALSPQAATLDVDEPHLRQHPGAVHTIPHPFP, from the coding sequence GTGGGACCAGGAGCCCTGAGCCTCCCCGCGCTCATCGACCGCTCCCCCGAACTGCCCACGTTCCTTCAGGCCTGCCTCCCCGAACAGGCGTCCTGCGGGTTCGGGATCGGCGCGGATCAACTGTACGGCTCGGCCGGGGGCGAGTTCATCGAACGGTACTCCGCCGGTTACCTGCCTGAGCACTTCGACGAGCCCCTCGGGAGCGAAATCATCCCGGCCACCGACTTCATGCCATTCACCGAGGAGCAGTACTCCCGCCCCGGGTTCACCTACACCCATCCGAGCCTGGTGGAGGACCTGCCCTATATCAGGGTGCACCGGGCGGTCGACCGTTCGGTCCGGGCCGTGCCGGCGGATCTGGTGCATCTGAATCCGGGAGACCGGACCCGGTGGTGTTCCATCACCTCCAACGGCCTCGGGGCCGGGCGGAGCTTCGCGATGGCCGCCCGGGCCGCGGTGTCCGAGCTGATCGAGCGGGACGGGTTCATGCGCGCCTGGTATGGCCGGCATTCCGGCGCCACGCTGCGGATCCCGGAAACCATTCCCAGCCACTTCCCCGCGGCATTGCGGGGCGTCTGCCGGCAGTTGCAGCTCCAGGGCGTGACCGTCACCCTGGTGCGGCTGGAAGGAGCTGCCGGTCTGCCGGTGATCCTCTCCTGCGCCCGTTCGGATCGCGTGGGGCTTGCTGTGGGGTGCTCGGCCAAGGCGGACGTCAGGGCGGCGATGACCGCGGCGTTCGTCGAATCACTGCACACGTACAACTGGGGTCTCTCCGAGGCGATGTCGGCGGCGTCCCTGGATCCTCCGGTCGCCTCCGACGTCGAGTCGCTGCAGGACCACATCGCCTTCCACGCGAGACCTGCCAGCCGCGGTCTGAATGAGTTCCTGGACTCCGGACCGGAGGTGACCGAGTCGGAGTTCGTCGGTGATGACGCGCTCTCCCTGCCCGGCACGCTACTCGCGCTGGAGGACGCCGACTGGCAGGTGTATCTCGCGGATGTCAGGTCACCCGATGTGGCGGCGCAGGGCTGGCACGTGATCCGCGCGCTCAGCCCGCAGGCCGCCACGCTCGACGTCGACGAACCGCACCTCCGGCAGCATCCTGGCGCGGTCCACACCATCCCTCATCCGTTCCCCTGA
- a CDS encoding TOMM precursor leader peptide-binding protein, producing MSTTYVVAEGVRQADFEDSFVLVCGSSIVRFREHQELARELFRFLGTPRTLDEVAEGVPGLGGQERLLGSLRAAGVVAAHRGTLDRLAGLPVFDPRTDRPALRLDVPEHWEAHARRVLSTFTAIDVEDRDSERAGIPTLIIRPSVQEAIDVCRDAWEQGQCHVPVVPFDGGKLVVGPAVLPGTSACFECLVIRRAATTDWPDEYLRFHRTVPSGDFPPHDFALGVHLAARLAVAAFYRDAHDLIGSCSVINPGTLTSYNSRVWSVPRCPSCSQTGRSSTSYPWLAPASSGQG from the coding sequence GTGAGCACCACTTACGTCGTGGCCGAAGGCGTCCGGCAGGCTGATTTCGAGGACTCCTTCGTCCTGGTCTGCGGAAGTTCGATCGTCCGCTTCCGTGAGCACCAAGAATTGGCGCGGGAGCTGTTCCGGTTCCTCGGCACGCCCCGCACACTCGACGAGGTGGCGGAAGGCGTTCCTGGCCTTGGTGGCCAGGAACGCCTTCTGGGCTCGCTGCGCGCCGCCGGCGTGGTGGCGGCGCACCGAGGCACGCTGGACCGGCTGGCCGGCCTCCCGGTCTTCGATCCGCGGACCGACAGGCCCGCACTCCGCCTGGACGTCCCTGAGCACTGGGAGGCTCACGCCCGACGGGTCCTGAGCACGTTCACCGCGATCGACGTCGAGGACCGTGACTCCGAGCGGGCCGGGATCCCCACCTTGATCATCCGTCCCTCCGTTCAGGAGGCGATCGACGTCTGCCGGGACGCCTGGGAACAGGGCCAGTGCCATGTGCCGGTCGTCCCCTTCGACGGCGGCAAGCTCGTCGTGGGACCCGCCGTCCTGCCGGGCACCAGCGCGTGCTTCGAGTGCCTCGTGATCCGGCGCGCCGCCACCACCGACTGGCCGGATGAATATCTGCGATTCCATCGGACGGTCCCGTCGGGTGACTTCCCGCCCCACGATTTCGCGCTCGGGGTCCACCTCGCGGCACGGCTCGCCGTCGCGGCCTTCTACCGCGACGCCCATGACCTCATCGGCTCCTGCAGCGTCATCAACCCAGGAACCCTGACCAGCTACAACTCAAGAGTTTGGAGTGTGCCGCGGTGCCCCTCGTGTTCACAGACCGGGAGATCGTCAACCAGCTATCCCTGGCTCGCCCCAGCCTCCTCCGGACAGGGCTAG
- a CDS encoding 8-oxo-dGTP diphosphatase: protein MSAAPVVLCFLLRPSGSSGPEGDPALWDVLLGLKKRGFGQGKVVAIGGHVEAGETPEEALQREVWEEVDVVVPQESLAKLGVVRFVFPAQPRWDMNSVVYAADRWEGDVSPSEEISPEWHGLDSLPFRRMWPDAGHWLEEALTRAAQAVSGGSPEPFDVTVTLAEDNHAVAGVEWTLGGPRAEPHPAA from the coding sequence ATGAGTGCCGCCCCCGTCGTCCTGTGCTTCCTCCTGCGCCCCTCGGGCTCCTCCGGGCCGGAAGGGGATCCCGCCCTGTGGGATGTTCTGCTCGGGCTCAAGAAGCGCGGCTTCGGTCAGGGCAAGGTCGTCGCCATCGGTGGTCACGTCGAGGCAGGGGAGACGCCCGAGGAGGCTCTGCAGCGCGAAGTCTGGGAAGAAGTGGACGTCGTGGTGCCCCAAGAATCGCTGGCAAAGCTCGGGGTGGTCCGGTTCGTTTTTCCGGCTCAGCCGCGCTGGGACATGAACTCCGTCGTGTACGCCGCGGACCGCTGGGAGGGGGATGTCTCGCCGAGCGAGGAGATCTCCCCGGAGTGGCACGGCCTGGACAGTCTGCCGTTCCGGCGCATGTGGCCCGACGCCGGGCACTGGCTGGAGGAGGCCTTGACCCGCGCGGCGCAGGCGGTGTCCGGCGGCTCGCCCGAGCCCTTCGATGTCACGGTCACCCTGGCCGAGGACAACCACGCCGTCGCGGGCGTCGAGTGGACGCTCGGCGGACCGCGCGCCGAGCCGCATCCCGCGGCCTGA